CGAATATCGAGGTCGCCCAGGTGCTGTCGCCCACCCGCATCCGGATGCGGGTCTGGGAGCGCGGGGTCGGGATCACGCGCGCCTGCGGCACCGGCGCCTGCGCCACCCTGGTCGCGGCCCATCGCCGCAAGCTCACCGGCCGCAAGGCCACGATCCAGCTCGATGGCGGCGATCTGGAGATCGAATGGCTGGCGGACGGCCATGTCCGCATGACCGGCCCGGCCGAGACCAGCTTCACCGGCAGACTCGACGCGTCGCTGCTGGGCTAATATTGTCTGGCCCGCCGTCGGCCGCGCCCCGGTTTGCGCGGGCCTTCCCTTGTTTCCCCGCCCCTTCATCGTCACCCCCGCGAATGCGGGGGCCCATGGTGGGGCCAGCGCCCTGAACGGGCATGGGTCCCCGCTTTCGCGGGGATGACATTAGTGACCGAGCCCCGCGTCCTCACCTTCGGCTGCCGCCTGAACGCTTTCGAATCCGAGGTGATGCGCGGCCATGCCCAGGCGGCGGGGCTCGGCAACGCCATCCTGGTCAATAGCTGCGCCGTCACGGCCGAGGCCGAGCGGCAGGCGCGCCAGGCGATCCGCAAGGCCCGGCGGGAGAACCCGGAGGCCCGCATCGTCGTCACCGGCTGCGCCGCCCAGATCGACCCCGCCCGGTTCGCCGCCATGCCCGAGGTCGACCATGTGATGGGCAACGGCGAGAAGCTCGAGGCCAAGAGCTGGCAGGCGCTCGCCGGCGGCGAGGCGCCCCGCACCGCCGTCGCCGACATCATGGCCTTGCGCGAAAGCGCGGCCCATCTCATCGCCGGCTTCGGCGGACGCGCCCGCGTCTTCCTCGAGGTGCAGCAGGGCTGCGACCATCGCTGCACCTTCTGCATCATCCCCTATGGCCGCGGGCCCAGCCGCTCGCTCCCCGTGGGCGAGATCGTCAACCAAGCGCGGCAGCTCACCGAGAGCGGCGTCGCCGAGTTGGTGCTGACCGGCGTCGATCTCACCTCCTATGGCCAGGATCTCCCCGGCACGCCGTCGCTCGGCCAGATGGCGCGCCGCCTCCTGAAGCTGGTGCCGGGCCTGAAGCGCCTGCGCATCTCCTCGGTCGATCCGATCGAGGTCGACGAGGATCTGGTGGCGCTCGTCGCCGAGGAACCGCGGCTGATGCCGCATCTCCATCTTTCGCTGCAGCATGGCGACGATCTGATCCTGAAGCGGATGAAGCGCCGTCACAGCCGCGCCGATGCCGTGGCCCTCACCACGCGGCTGCGCGCGCTGCGCCCCGACATCGTCTTCGGCGCCGATCTCATCGCCGGTTTCCCGACCGAGAGCGAGGCGGCGCATCGGGCCAATCTCAGCCTGATCGATGACTGCGGCCTCACTTTCCTCCATGTCTTTCCCTATTCGGCGCGCAAGGGCACGCCCGCCGCGCGCATGCCGCAGCTGCCGATGGCGCTGCGCCGCGCGCGTGCCGCGGAATTGCGGGCGAAGGGCGAGATCGCCAAGGCCGCTTGGTTCACGGGTGTCGCCGGTCGCAGCACCGCGCTGTTGGTTGAAAAGAACGGCGGGCAGAGTGCGCTCGGCCATACCGAGCATTTCGCGCCGGCGCGCCTTCTCGGTGACGCGGCGCCGGGCAGCATCGTCATGGCGCGCGTGACCGGCCATGATGAAGACGGGCTCATTCTCGAAGCCCTCGCGCAGCAGGCCGCGTAGTGCCATCGCCGTCGACGCCGTCTCTCCCTGCCAAGGATTTACCTCTCCGCCCGCGCAGCGGGGGGAGAGGGTTGCGCAGGGTTAGCCGGAGCGAAGCGGAGGCTTACCCGAAGCTGGGAGAGGTGGGCCCTTTCCTGCAGCATCCCCCTCTCCCAGCTTCGGCTAGGCTTCGGCTTCGCCTCAGCCAAGCCTGCGCATCCCTCTCCCCCACTGCCGTGGGGGCGAGGAGAAATTCTTCTTGCTACGGATCTCCCCTGAATGGCTGACGAGACGAACGAAAAAGCGAGCGGTGGCTGGCTCGCGAAGCTGAAGCGCGGCCTCGCCAAGAGCTCGGCCAAGCTCTCCGACGGCATCACCGGCATCTTCACCAAGCGCCGGCTCGACACCGCCTCGCTGGAGGAGCTCGAGGAGCTGCTGATCGCGGCCGACCTCGGGCCGTCGGTCGCGGCCAAGCTCGCCGAGGCGCTGCGCCGCCGCCGCTTCGAGAAGGACATCGCGCCCGAGGCCGTGCGCGCGGCGCTGGCCGAGGACATCGCCCAGATCCTGGCGCCGGTGGCCAGGGGCCTCGCGCCCGACCCCGCCGCCCGGCCGCATGTGGTGCTGGTGGTCGGCGTCAATGGCAGCGGCAAGACCACGACCATCGGCAAGCTCGCCCAATATTGGAAGACCCAGGGCAAGACGGTCTGGCTCGCGGCCGGCGACACCTTCCGCGCCGCCGCCATCGAGCAGCTCCAGATCTGGGGCCAGCGCGCCGGCGTGCCGGTGGTGGCCCGCGAGAGCGGCTCGGATTCCGCCAGCCTCGCCTTCGAGGCGCTGGAAGCGGCCAAGGCCGCCGGCGCCGATCTCCTCCTGATCGACACGGCCGGCCGGCTCCACAACAAGGCGAACCTGATGGCCGAGCTCGCCAAGATCGCCCGCGTCCTCAAGAAGCTCGATCCCGCGGCGCCCCAGGATTGCCTTTTGGTGCTGGACGCCACCACGGGCCAGAATGCGCTGGCCCAGGTCGAGACCTTCCGCCAGATCGTGCCTTTGACCGGGCTGGTCGTGACCAAGCTCGACGGCACCGCCCGGGGCGGTGTGGTGGTGGCCCTGGCGGAGAAGTTCGGCCTGCCGGTGGTGGCGGTCGGCGTCGGCGAAGGGGCCGAGGATCTGCGGCCCTTCGAAGCGGCGGCGTTCGCGCAGTCGCTGGTGGAGGGGTAGGGGCTGAGGGCGAGCGAGCTCGCGCCTTCCTTTCTGCACCTCCCCCCTTGAGGGGGAGGCTGGGGTGGGGGGGTGATCGAAGGTCTCGCTGTTGCTCCACCCCCTCCCTTGCCCTCCCCCGTTTCGGGGGAGGGGATTCGTCGACTGAAGCAGGAGGGCATCTCCATCAACTATCAATATGTTGCGCCTAAGCTGCGAACCGCCTCGCCGGCCTCTTACCCCCAGGCCCGGCGCGGAATGGTGATTGATTCGCGACTCAGGCTGGCTAGGATTCGCCGGTTGGAACGCCGAGTCGTTCGCGGGGGCGGACGGAACCGATGTCAGCTGGTCAAACCTTGAAGCGCGACGATCGCCGCGATGCGCGACCGCCCCTCGACGGGCAGGAGTCCCAGGGAGCGCTGGGCGTCTTCGGGCGCCTGAAGAAACGTCTTCTCGCCAAGCCCGGCGACCCGCTCGAGCCCGCCGCCGCGGTACCGGCGGCAGGCACCGCAGCCGCCGAAGGCTGGGCCGACCACCACACCGAGAATTTCATGCGCCGTTACTTGCGCACCGGCGATGCCGTGCTCGATATCGGCGCGCGCGACGGCAAGTTCGCGGTGGCCGCCGCCGCCGCCGTCGGCCCCGACGGCCGCGTCGATTCCTTCGAGCCCAGCCCCTCGCTGCGGCGCAAGCTGACCGAGGCCGTGCATCGCAGCCATGCGGTCGCGATCGTGATCCATCCCAAGCTGGTCGGCACCCAGGCGCAGCTCGGCCGCTTCGTCGACGGCACCGGCAAGAGCGGCCGGCGGCGTCCGCCGCTGCCGGGCGAGCTCGCGGTCGGCGGCGTCATCGGCGTCGAATGCATCCGCCTCGACCAGGCGATGGCGGCGCGGCGCTATGCACTGATGAAGCTCGACATCGCTGGCGGCGAGCTGGTGGCGCTCAAGGGCGCGGAAGGAATGCTGCGCGAGGCCAATCCGCCGGCGCTGCTGATCGCGATCGACAGCGCGCTCAACGAATGCGGCAGCTCGCCCGAGCAGCTCAGCGATTTCCTCACCGCCAGCGGCTATGAATCGATTCTCTATGACGCCGACCGGCACAAGCTCGACTATGTCGGCCGGCCCTGGACCCGGCGGCGCTACGTCCTCGCCGTCGCCCAGAAAGCCCGCAACTACGTCTCCGCCCGCCTCGCCGGCATGGATCTGCAGAAAGAGCCGGAAACCGAGGACGTGTTGAGGATCACGACGGAGTAAGACGCTCCGTCGTTTCCGAATCTCATCTGCGGCCACCCCTCCCCCTACCCCCTCCCGCAAGGGGAGGGGGCTAGGAAGAATAGAAACAGCCTCTCCTTCTTCCGGGGAGGCTGTTTGCATTTGGCGACGAAAGAACGCCGCGGACTCAGAAGAAATCCACGCCCCCTCCCCTCGCGGGAGGGGGTAGGGGAGGGGTCCTTCGCCGCGGCGCTTTGCGCCGGAAACGTAATCGGCAATACTCCGCCGCCGATTATTACCGTTCCGTGACACCTCCTCTCCCTCCCGAGTTCCCCCTCCATGAGTCTCCATCTGATCGTCGCGCTCCTCATGCTGCTCGCGGCGGCGATGCATGCGGGCTGGAACCTCTTCGTGAAGGGCACCGGCGACCGGCTGTCGGCGATCACGGCGGTCATGACGGGCGGCGCCATCCTCTCGGCCTTCGCTCTCCCCTTCGTCGATCCGCCGGCGCGCGAGAGCTGGATCTTCATCTTCCTCTCGATCGTCATCCATCTGGGCTATTACGCCGGGCTGGTCGGGGCCTATCGCCATGGCGATCTGAGCCACGCCTATCCGATCGCGCGCGGCACGGCGCCGCTCCTGGTCGCGATCGCGGCCGCACCGGCCGCCGGCGAATGGCTCTCGCCGCTGCAATGCCTCGGCGTCGCCGCGATCTCGCTCGGCATCGTCAGCCTCGCCTTCGAGCGCGGCATGCCCAAGGGCGATCACGGCCGCTCGGTGCTCTATGCGCTCGCGACCGCGGTCTTCATCATGGGCTACAGCGTGACCGACGGCCTCGGCGTGCGCCGCTCCGGCAACGCGCTGGGCTACATCCTCTGGCTGTTCGCGCTCGAGGCGATCCCGCTGCTGCTCATCACCATCGCCATCCGCCGGCGCGCCTTCTTCCAGCATCTCAAGCGCCATTGGCGGAGCTCGAGCGCGGGCGCGGTGCTCTCCTGCGGCGCCTATGGTCTCGCGATCTGGGGCATGAGCGTGGGCACCCTCGCCGGCATCGTCGGCTTGCGCGAAACCTCGGTCCTCTTCGGCGCCGCCTTCGGCGCGCTGTTCCTGCACGAGAAGTTCGGCTGGAAACGCGCGGTGGCCGCGGTGGCGGTCGTGGCGGGGAATTTGGTGCTGCAGCTGGCGTGACGGGCGATCAGCACGCTTGCGGCCACCCCTCCCCCTACCCCTCCCGCAAGGGGCGGGGGCTAGGAAAAAAATCAGGCCTCCTCCTCCGACGGCGAAGCCGTCGAGCGGGAGGGGGGTAGGGGGAGGGTGTTTCCGCAACACCTCCCTCACCGCCCCTTCCGCTCCATCAGTTCGATCCGGTTGCCGAACGGGTCGTCGACATAGACGCGGATAAAGCCTTCGAGCGGCTCGTCCTCATTCACGGCGATGCCGGCCGCCCTCAATGTTGCGATCAGCGCCGGCAGGTCCTCCACGGGCAAGCCCGGATGTGCCTTGCGCGCGGGCATGAAATTCTTCTCGACGCCGAGATGGATCTTGAGCGCGCCGCGCTCGAACCAGGCGCCGCCGCGCGCGGCCAGAGGCGGCGGCTTCGTCATTTCCGGAATGCCGAGCAGGCCTTCGTAGAAGGCGCGGGCCTCGGCCTCGCGACCGGCGGGCATGGCGAGTTGGATATGATCCAGGCCCGCCACTTTCATCGCCGCGTCCTTCAGAAATTGCCGAGCTCGCCCGGCGGGTTGGTGCGGGCGGCGAAATGCTCCGCGTCGCCCACCTC
The nucleotide sequence above comes from Hypericibacter terrae. Encoded proteins:
- the mtaB gene encoding tRNA (N(6)-L-threonylcarbamoyladenosine(37)-C(2))-methylthiotransferase MtaB; translation: MTLVTEPRVLTFGCRLNAFESEVMRGHAQAAGLGNAILVNSCAVTAEAERQARQAIRKARRENPEARIVVTGCAAQIDPARFAAMPEVDHVMGNGEKLEAKSWQALAGGEAPRTAVADIMALRESAAHLIAGFGGRARVFLEVQQGCDHRCTFCIIPYGRGPSRSLPVGEIVNQARQLTESGVAELVLTGVDLTSYGQDLPGTPSLGQMARRLLKLVPGLKRLRISSVDPIEVDEDLVALVAEEPRLMPHLHLSLQHGDDLILKRMKRRHSRADAVALTTRLRALRPDIVFGADLIAGFPTESEAAHRANLSLIDDCGLTFLHVFPYSARKGTPAARMPQLPMALRRARAAELRAKGEIAKAAWFTGVAGRSTALLVEKNGGQSALGHTEHFAPARLLGDAAPGSIVMARVTGHDEDGLILEALAQQAA
- a CDS encoding EamA family transporter — encoded protein: MSLHLIVALLMLLAAAMHAGWNLFVKGTGDRLSAITAVMTGGAILSAFALPFVDPPARESWIFIFLSIVIHLGYYAGLVGAYRHGDLSHAYPIARGTAPLLVAIAAAPAAGEWLSPLQCLGVAAISLGIVSLAFERGMPKGDHGRSVLYALATAVFIMGYSVTDGLGVRRSGNALGYILWLFALEAIPLLLITIAIRRRAFFQHLKRHWRSSSAGAVLSCGAYGLAIWGMSVGTLAGIVGLRETSVLFGAAFGALFLHEKFGWKRAVAAVAVVAGNLVLQLA
- the ftsY gene encoding signal recognition particle-docking protein FtsY encodes the protein MADETNEKASGGWLAKLKRGLAKSSAKLSDGITGIFTKRRLDTASLEELEELLIAADLGPSVAAKLAEALRRRRFEKDIAPEAVRAALAEDIAQILAPVARGLAPDPAARPHVVLVVGVNGSGKTTTIGKLAQYWKTQGKTVWLAAGDTFRAAAIEQLQIWGQRAGVPVVARESGSDSASLAFEALEAAKAAGADLLLIDTAGRLHNKANLMAELAKIARVLKKLDPAAPQDCLLVLDATTGQNALAQVETFRQIVPLTGLVVTKLDGTARGGVVVALAEKFGLPVVAVGVGEGAEDLRPFEAAAFAQSLVEG
- a CDS encoding FkbM family methyltransferase; this translates as MSAGQTLKRDDRRDARPPLDGQESQGALGVFGRLKKRLLAKPGDPLEPAAAVPAAGTAAAEGWADHHTENFMRRYLRTGDAVLDIGARDGKFAVAAAAAVGPDGRVDSFEPSPSLRRKLTEAVHRSHAVAIVIHPKLVGTQAQLGRFVDGTGKSGRRRPPLPGELAVGGVIGVECIRLDQAMAARRYALMKLDIAGGELVALKGAEGMLREANPPALLIAIDSALNECGSSPEQLSDFLTASGYESILYDADRHKLDYVGRPWTRRRYVLAVAQKARNYVSARLAGMDLQKEPETEDVLRITTE
- a CDS encoding VOC family protein, whose amino-acid sequence is MKVAGLDHIQLAMPAGREAEARAFYEGLLGIPEMTKPPPLAARGGAWFERGALKIHLGVEKNFMPARKAHPGLPVEDLPALIATLRAAGIAVNEDEPLEGFIRVYVDDPFGNRIELMERKGR